A window from Osmia lignaria lignaria isolate PbOS001 chromosome 8, iyOsmLign1, whole genome shotgun sequence encodes these proteins:
- the LOC117606721 gene encoding aminopeptidase N-like, producing MMAYAKIIAISVLVCAISALPVQNDDPGTNPNNETKINYRLPNSTAPVHYDLKIIPDIDGDSGFKGEIIIHFKVLEPTSDIALHSVRLNVDENATRVIYSDGIVLRPEAHTYIETTDQLIISVDRILEEGEYWMTMRFSGHYKEGLHGFFKGYYTNEEGNDVWLVATHFEPTHARYAFPCWDEPALKATFNISIKHYDNYTALSNMPVREKTNVDEADGKRWTHFEKTPVMSTYLVAYVVADFEKISNADGSINIWSRKELVPHLKYALEIAEKATRVLEQYTNSTVRVPKMDHVALPQHGSGAMENWGLITYPEINLAFDESVNSLERKRAIAKTVAHELAHQWFGNKVSPIWWSHIWLNEGFASYFQHYTLNKIFKNWREIDYFIISSLQDSLVTDTQWHTNPIDVDLETPEQIKSAFSIAIYKKAPSILHMLSNIISPEVFQKGVVDYLDRHEYDSADPDCLWRALQSALDKSDVPHSDFNVKEVMDTWIKQKRYPLVTVERNYSTGEMKLRQEDFALVDVHMHANSTEYKDEKETHQWWVPITYATESNPDFSDIGSIKWLKPNEVLTVDGIDPDDWIIVNKQQSGYYRVNYDEANWRKIAKYLRSENYTNIHLLSRAQIVSDITRLVFYDRVKPSVFLDLIVYLKQEQDYTQWIHVFDLLDDIKLVLDVPLAQPIRDFILSLMENLMKTVGYDDNDNEDPLTRFKRHKALEWACYLGHTECKEMATIRLIQYINDRDIYKKSPGLAEWAVTYGPQLANESVWHQIWEFYLEEKMIYRLSVTEDPTLFQAYLNITISNDVSLWYRGMLVEAAMKHRLFSNVAMDFCIEHWDQLSGSSGHNYHCIDEMRMIIMDEERIEKVKKICENISDCNWEKFWPKYEKYVKRTKSEIEKWIAAINDL from the exons AT GATGGCATATgcaaaaattattgcaatttctGTCCTCGTGTGCGCCATATCAGCACTTCCTGTTCAAAATGACGACCCAGGGACTAATCCTAATAACGAAACCAAAATTAACTATCGTTTGCCAAACTCTACAGCGCCCGTACACTACGACCTGAAAATAATACCAGACATTGATGGTGACTCTGGATTCAAAGGCGAAATTATCATACATTTCAAGGTTCTAGAACCAACCTCAGATATTGCATTGCATTCGGTACGTTTAAACGTAGATGAGAATGCAACGCGGGTAATCTACTCAGATGGCATTGTGCTTAGGCCAGAAGCTCACACTTATATTGAGACGACAGACCAATTGATAATAAGCGTTGATAGGATTCTTGAGGAGGGAGAATACTGGATGACCATGAGATTCTCAGGACATTACAAAGAGGGATTGCATGGATTTTTTAAAGGTTACTACACGAATGAGGAAGGAAATGATGT gTGGCTGGTTGCCACACACTTCGAGCCAACGCATGCTCGTTACGCCTTTCCCTGTTGGGATGAGCCTGCCCTGAAGGCAACGTTTAACATCTCCATCAAACATTACGACAATTATACAGCATTATCGAATATGCCGGTAAGAGAGAAAACCAATGTCGATGAAGCTGATGGCAAAAGGTGGACGCACTTTGAGAAGACACCTGTTATGTCCACTTATCTAGTAGCCTACGTGGTTGCTGATTTCGAGAAGATATCGAATGCCGATGGTTCTATTAACATCTGGAGCAGGAAGGAACTTGTTCCTCATTTGAAATATGCTCTTGAAATTGCAGAGAAAGCAACTAGGGTGTTGGAGCAATATACAAATAGTACGGTCCGAGTGCCAAAGATGGATCATGTTGCTCTTCCTCAACACGGTTCGGGTGCTATGGAGAACTGGGGACTTATTACATATCC GGAAATAAATCTTGCTTTTGATGAGAGTGTGAATTCTCTGGAACgaaagcgagccattgcaaagaCAGTGGCACACGAGTTAGCCCATCAGTGGTTTGGTAATAAGGTCAGTCCAATTTGGTGGTCGCACATTTGGTTGAACGAAGGATTTGCCTCGTACTTCCAGCACTACACTTTAAACAAG ATATTCAAGAACTGGAGAGAGATTGATTATTTCATAATCAGTTCTCTTCAAGATTCCCTTGTTACAGATACTCAATGGCATACAAATCCAATCGATGTTGACTTAGAAACGCCCGAGCAAATTAAATCTGCCTTTTCAATCGCCATTTATAAAAAAG ctCCCTCCATTCTGCACATGCTGTCCAATATCATCTCTCCAGAGGTCTTCCAGAAGGGCGTCGTAGACTATCTGGATAGACA CGAATACGACTCTGCAGATCCTGACTGCCTGTGGAGAGCCCTGCAGAGTGCCCTGGACAAGTCAGACGTTCCCCACAGCGACTTCAATGTAAAGGAGGTTATGGACACCTGGATCAAACAAAAGAGATACCCATTAGTAACTGTCGAACGTAATTATTCAACTGGAGAGATGAAATTGAGGCAGGAAGATTTTGCATTGGTCGATGTACATATGCATGCTAATAGTACAGAATATAAAGATGAAAAGGAAACGCATCAATGGTGGGTACCCATCACTTATGCAACAGAGTCTAACCCAGATTTCTCAGACATTGGGTCCATCAAATGGTTGAAGCCTAATGAGGTTTTAACTGTTGATGGAATTGACCCAGACGACTGGATTATAGTAAATAAACAACAAAGTG GTTACTACCGTGTGAATTATGATGAAGCTAACTGGAGAAAGATCGCCAAGTACCTTCGCTCCGAGAACTATACAAACATCCACTTGTTGAGTCGTGCCCAAATCGTGAGCGACATCACGCGATTGGTATTTTACGACCGTGTAAAACCATCGGTGTTCTTGGACCTGATTGTTTATTTGAAACAAGAGCAAGACTATACACAATGGATTCATGTATTCGACTTACTGGATGATATTAAGCTGGTTTTGGATGTCCCATTGGCCCAGCCAATTAGG GATTTTATATTAAGCTTAATGGAGAATTTAATGAAAACCGTGGGTTATGATGACAACGACAATGAAGATCCTCTTACGCGATTCAAAAGACATAAGGCACTGGAATGGGCCTGCTATCTTGGGCACACCGAGTGCAAAGAAATGGCGACTATTAGGCTAATACAGTACATTAatgatcgagatatttacaa AAAGTCACCAGGACTTGCAGAATGGGCGGTTACATATGGCCCACAACTGGCGAACGAGTCGGTTTGGCATCAGATCTGGGAATTCTATTTGGAAGAAAAAATGATATACAGATTGAGTGTAACAGAGGATCCAACACTCTTTCAAGCATATCTAAATATAACAATATCAAATGATGTGTCATTGTGGTACAGAGGAATGCTAGTTGAAGCGGCAATGAAACACCGTCTTTTTTCAAATGTAGCCATGGATTTTTGTATAGAACATTGGGATCAACTCAGTGGAAG TTCGGGACACAATTACCATTGCATTGATGAGATGCGGATGATCATTATGGATGAAGAACGAATCGAGAAG GTAAAGAAAATATGTGAAAATATCTCCGATTGTAATTGGGAGAAATTTTGGCCAAAATACGAGAAATATGTAAAACGAACCAaaagtgaaattgaaaaatggatTGCTGCAATAAATGATCTGTag
- the LOC117606719 gene encoding aminopeptidase N-like has translation MSRVLSFVLLLVTCNVAYGDVASSQAEINYRLPNDVSVINYELSMEPDLTNFIFTGQVKITIKILNDINSFTLNAKHLNVTKENVTVTAEDPKDPAVTATEVDHQEEPEFLVIHLSGKPAKTKNYNLLIKFTGELHNNTKGFYRSRYFDKDNNVKYIATTHFEPTGARWAFPCWDEPEYKAPFTITITHSDKYTAIANTPLVGEPKKIEGNKLVSTFEKSPPMSTYLVAFVVSDYECLEGSDKSFRVCTKSHAKEHGKYALEIGQKVIGKLNEYTGLNYSSYVRKMDQVTIKDFSPSAMENWGLVTYRETSLLYEEGVTTTRSKQSIATVIAHEFAHQWFGNLVSPKWWQYIWLNEGFATYMQYFITHELIPEWRLNETFVVTNIQGNAFIADAVQNVRHMNKDAQSPSEISSLFDSIGYQKAASVIRMMSHILTNTVFQNGLKGYLNKYQKTAATSNDLLAALQNAAGDKTWGGANFSEIMNEWVNKPGFPVVNVKKVKDGEFEVSQKRFLSDGSTDETKWWVPLTYTHKSELEFKNTTPVAWLKANGDSVTINIDTKEWILFNKLHSGYYRVNYDEENWKKLDSYLKTNDYANIPPINRAQLIDDVFSLAQADYLDYTTALSLTNYLNKEVDYVPWSSTIRNLNFLNNMMRNSKRYYIFKKYIEFITKNVVKEVGFEVKKDESELHKILRTDLIKWACKAGIEKCTKYTTEKYNLWFEDSTKNRLDVDLRNTILCAGVRNVDFDKWKKTLDKLLESAKDEDEKRSLMLNVPGCSNSVEVLKKYLNLTLEENPPVSFDVAVQGIVSEHADGVNITLETLLTQQERIKKLPNVDSVIRTSVQAIANYIKTRDEYVELSKFVAKELEAKHVQDMVLKASKNMKWLESNEEVIEKWLLSNENLFNSATSLTFASLLVLLSIFITRFY, from the exons ATGTCGAGAGTACTCTCGTTCGTCCTGCTCCTGGTCACGTGTAACGTGGCTTATGGAGACGTAGCCTCCTCCCAGGCGGAGATCAACTACAGACTGCCAAACGATGTGTCCGTAATAAATTACGAACTCTCGATGGAGCCAGACTTGACGAACTTTATATTTACTGGACAAGTGAAAATCACGATTAAAATTCTGAATGACATCAACAGTTTTACCTTAAACGCGAAACATTTGAATGTGACGAAGGAAAACGTCACCGTGACAGCGGAAGATCCAAAGGATCCAGCAGTCACAGCGACTGAAGTGGATCATCAGGAAGAACCTGAATTCTTGGTCATCCACTTAAGCGGAAAGCCAGCCAAGaccaaaaattacaatttgctcATTAAATTTACTGGTGAATTACACAATAACACGAAAGGATTCTACAGGAGCAGATACTTTGATAAAGATAATAACGTGAA GTACATCGCTACAACCCATTTCGAACCGACAGGAGCACGATGGGCATTCCCATGCTGGGACGAGCCTGAATACAAGGCACCCTTCACAATTACCATAACCCATTCGGACAAGTACACAGCGATCGCGAATACGCCTCTAGTTGGCGAACCGAAGAAAATAGAAGGGAACAAACTGGTCAGTACTTTCGAGAAGAGCCCCCCAATGTCCACTTATCTGGTGGCATTCGTAGTGTCTGACTACGAATGTTTGGAAGGCAGTGACAAATCGTTTAGAGTATGCACCAAATCACACGCGAAGGAACATGGCAAGTATGCTTTGGAGATAGGCCAGAAGGTGATTGGTAAATTGAACGAGTATACTGGTCTTAATTATTCCTCCTACGTAAGGAAAATGGACCAAGTTACTATCAAAGATTTCTCACCATCTGCCATGGAGAACTGGGGTCTCGTAACCTACAG GGAAACTTCTCTTCTGTACGAAGAAGGTGTTACCACAACTCGCAGCAAACAGAGCATAGCCACCGTCATAGCCCACGAATTCGCCCATCAATGGTTTGGAAACCTTGTCAGTCCAAAATGGTGGCAGTACATTTGGCTGAACGAAGGATTTGCCACTTACATGCAATACTTCATCACTCATGAA TTGATACCAGAATGGCGTCTAAACGAAACGTTCGTGGTGACCAACATCCAAGGAAATGCTTTCATCGCCGATGCGGTCCAAAATGTCCGCCACATGAACAAGGACGCTCAAAGTCCGAGCGAAATTAGCAGTCTTTTCGACAGTATCGGTTATCAAAAAG CTGCATCGGTTATTCGAATGATGTCCCATATTTTGACCAACACGGTCTTCCAAAACGGACTCAAGGGCTATCTAAACAAATA cCAGAAGACTGCTGCTACATCGAACGATCTTCTGGCAGCTCTTCAGAATGCAGCGGGGGACAAAACATGGGGTGGTGCCAATTTCTCCGAGATAATGAACGAATGGGTAAACAAACCAGGTTTTCCAGTTGTCAATGTGAAAAAAGTCAAAGATGGAGAATTTGAAGTAAGCCAGAAGCGATTCCTGTCGGACGGATCGACGGACGAAACAAAATGGTGGGTACCACTGACGTACACCCACAAATCCGAGCTTGAGTTCAAGAACACCACGCCAGTTGCGTGGTTAAAGGCAAATGGCGATTCTGTGACTATTAACATTGACACTAAAGAATGGATTCTTTTCAACAAGTTACACTCAG GATACTATCGCGTCAACTATGACGAGGAGAACTGGAAGAAATTGGATTCGTACTTGAAGACTAATGACTATGCCAACATACCACCGATAAACCGTGCTCAGCTGATCGATGATGTATTCAGTCTAGCCCAGGCAGACTATCTGGATTATACAACCGCGTTGAGCCTCACAAATTACCTTAATAAGGAGGTCGATTATGTTCCTTGGTCATCAACCATCAGAAACTTGAACTTCTTGAACAACATGATGCGCAACTCTAAacgttattatatatttaag AAATACATCGAATTTATAACCAAAAATGTGGTGAAGGAAGTAGGATTTGAGGTGAAGAAAGATGAGAGCGAACTTCATAAGATTCTTAGGACGGACTTAATAAAATGGGCCTGCAAAGCTGGCATTGAAAAATGCACGAAATACACCACGGAGAAATACAACTTATGGTTTGAAGATTCCACCAAAAATAG GCTGGACGTTGATTTGAGAAACACCATTCTCTGTGCTGGAGTAAGAAACGTTGACTTTGACAAATGGAAGAAAACTCTGGACAAACTGTTGGAGTCAGCGAAGGACGAAGACGAAAAGAGATCACTGATGCTCAACGTTCCAGGCTGCTCTAATTCGGTAGAGGTTTTGAAGAAGTATCTGAACTTAACACTCGAGGAAAATCCTCCGGTGAGCTTCGACGTCGCGGTACAAGGCATTGTGTCCGAGCATGCAGATGGTGTTAACATCACTCTGGAGACGCTTCTCACACAACAGGAGCGGataaagaaatt GCCCAATGTGGATAGTGTGATCAGAACGTCCGTCCAAGCCATTGCAAACTACATTAAAACCCGTGATGAATACGTGGAG CTAAGTAAATTCGTGGCCAAGGAATTAGAGGCTAAACATGTGCAGGATATGGTATTGAAAGCATCGAAGAATATGAAGTGGCTTGAATCTAATGAAGAAGTGATTGAAAAGTGGTTGCTCAGTAACGAGAATCTATTCAACAGTGCCACATCTCTAACGTTCGCGTCTCTCCTCGTTCTTTTGTCAATATTTATTACACGATTCTACTAA